Proteins found in one Actinokineospora alba genomic segment:
- a CDS encoding beta/alpha barrel domain-containing protein — translation MSRFIDTLVTAARPLIMEVKRRDPHGADLMGGRSVAEVVAAYELADAACVSVVTGHWFGGTPDLLREVADLTDKPVLQKDFITRTEHLKRARAGGASAVLLTAGLLSKSSLANLIDAALSLELTPFVEVTDESEVDTIVHPADCVIAVNNKDIKIAERDTADLSRSERMLPALLGAGTLAPVSASGIDTPRTATGLLGIGYAGLLVGTALLRAPSVADWLDEFDNARKLAMEGTSR, via the coding sequence ATGAGCCGGTTCATCGACACCCTGGTGACGGCGGCCCGCCCTTTGATCATGGAGGTCAAACGCCGCGATCCGCACGGCGCGGACCTGATGGGCGGCCGCTCGGTCGCCGAGGTCGTCGCGGCCTACGAGCTCGCGGACGCGGCCTGCGTCTCCGTCGTCACCGGCCACTGGTTCGGCGGAACCCCCGACCTGCTCCGCGAAGTCGCCGACCTGACGGACAAACCGGTGCTGCAGAAGGACTTCATCACCCGCACCGAACATCTCAAGCGCGCCCGCGCGGGCGGCGCGTCGGCCGTGCTGCTCACGGCGGGCCTGCTCAGCAAGTCCAGCCTGGCCAACCTGATCGACGCGGCGCTGTCGCTGGAGCTGACCCCGTTCGTCGAGGTCACCGACGAGTCCGAAGTGGACACAATCGTCCACCCGGCGGACTGCGTCATCGCCGTCAACAACAAGGACATCAAGATCGCCGAACGCGACACCGCCGACCTCAGCCGCAGCGAACGGATGCTCCCCGCGTTGCTCGGCGCCGGCACCTTGGCGCCGGTGAGCGCCAGCGGCATCGACACCCCGCGGACCGCCACCGGGCTGCTCGGCATCGGCTACGCGGGCCTGCTCGTCGGCACCGCCCTGCTGCGCGCCCCCAGCGTCGCCGACTGGCTCGACGAGTTCGACAACGCCCGGAAACTCGCCATGGAAGGGACCTCACGATGA
- a CDS encoding alpha/beta hydrolase, producing MTQDSRSKPVTTRRVVAAVLAVVVAVLLAIVAFVIVSASIPESLVRVSEIVSNKGVHVVPLGMIGVALAWVAFRVGARKVGAVTGVVALAATVAICVPLVATYRAADRYGADLSLGDYFEGGENTGKPVDAVTVVYNEVDGQALKLDVKVPAGSASGPRPAVVWVHGGGWNAGDRTEAAQWHNWLNDKGYAVFSIDYRLAPPARWDQAPGDVKCAIGWVKTHAARYQVDPTRVMIAGGSAGGNLALLGAYADGRVTPSCAAQDTAVTAVMAFYPAVSLTTTWDHTGYASALRPWIENYTGGTPHQAPERYRFASADTYVRPGLPPTLLMHGDRDHIVPHQGSADLAEKLARAGVEHELITIPWGEHVYDSHWNGWGTQISRTAMDRFLKDNFPATAAVEGG from the coding sequence GTGACCCAGGATTCCCGGAGCAAGCCCGTGACGACCCGTCGGGTCGTGGCGGCCGTGCTCGCCGTCGTCGTCGCGGTGTTGCTGGCGATCGTGGCGTTCGTGATCGTCTCCGCGTCGATACCGGAGTCGTTGGTGCGGGTCTCGGAGATTGTGAGCAACAAGGGCGTTCACGTCGTGCCGCTCGGGATGATCGGTGTCGCGTTGGCTTGGGTGGCTTTCCGGGTGGGCGCGCGGAAGGTCGGCGCGGTCACAGGTGTGGTGGCTTTGGCGGCCACGGTGGCGATCTGCGTCCCGCTGGTGGCCACCTACCGGGCCGCCGACCGCTACGGCGCGGACCTGTCCCTCGGGGACTACTTCGAAGGCGGCGAGAACACCGGCAAACCGGTCGACGCGGTGACCGTGGTCTACAACGAGGTCGATGGGCAGGCGCTCAAGCTGGATGTGAAGGTGCCCGCCGGCTCGGCGTCGGGGCCTCGCCCCGCAGTGGTGTGGGTGCACGGCGGAGGGTGGAACGCGGGCGACCGCACGGAAGCCGCGCAGTGGCACAACTGGCTCAACGACAAGGGTTACGCGGTCTTCTCGATCGACTACCGACTGGCCCCGCCCGCCCGATGGGACCAGGCCCCGGGCGACGTGAAGTGCGCCATCGGATGGGTCAAGACCCACGCCGCGCGCTACCAGGTGGACCCGACCCGGGTCATGATCGCCGGCGGCTCCGCAGGCGGCAACTTGGCTCTGCTGGGCGCCTACGCCGATGGGCGGGTCACCCCGAGCTGTGCGGCACAGGACACGGCGGTGACCGCGGTCATGGCGTTCTACCCGGCGGTCAGCCTCACCACCACCTGGGACCACACCGGGTACGCCTCGGCACTGCGCCCGTGGATCGAGAACTACACCGGCGGAACGCCGCACCAGGCCCCTGAGCGCTACCGGTTCGCGTCCGCGGACACCTATGTGCGCCCGGGCCTGCCGCCCACCCTGCTCATGCACGGCGACCGGGACCACATCGTGCCCCACCAGGGATCGGCTGACCTGGCCGAGAAACTGGCCCGGGCCGGGGTGGAACACGAGCTGATCACCATCCCGTGGGGCGAACACGTATACGACTCCCACTGGAACGGCTGGGGGACACAGATCTCCCGGACCGCCATGGACCGATTCCTCAAGGACAACTTCCCCGCCACTGCAGCGGTTGAGGGCGGTTGA
- a CDS encoding ectoine synthase has protein sequence MIIRELADVRTVDWGNGLSRRFLVESDGMGYTLTDTIVRAGTKSRLEYRNHLEACYCVEGSGEVVDMEGTSHPITPGVLYALDKHDAHFLIASPHEDLRLVCVFSPALRGDEVHSLDGAGFSHY, from the coding sequence ATGATCATCCGTGAGCTCGCTGACGTCCGCACCGTCGACTGGGGCAACGGCCTGAGCAGGCGCTTCCTCGTCGAGTCCGACGGCATGGGCTACACCCTGACCGACACCATCGTCCGCGCGGGCACCAAGTCCCGGCTGGAGTACCGCAACCACCTCGAGGCGTGCTACTGCGTCGAGGGGTCGGGCGAGGTCGTCGACATGGAAGGCACTTCGCACCCGATCACCCCGGGTGTCCTCTACGCGCTCGACAAGCACGACGCGCATTTCCTGATCGCCAGTCCGCATGAGGACCTGCGACTGGTGTGCGTGTTCTCGCCCGCCCTGCGCGGCGACGAGGTGCACAGCCTCGACGGGGCCGGTTTCTCCCACTACTGA
- a CDS encoding thioesterase II family protein, with protein MSSATDPPFRLVCLPPAGGSAATFKPWVAGLGPEFAVDAVDVRGRAGSLVEVAADLAHSIAAPGRYALVGHSLGGLLAFEIAKRIADSGLPAPEFAVVAGSRPPHRSSSRVFAPLLSLDDDRLIDALASMGAVNPLLRKSPLRGLFMPALRADLELIVGYSGPAEAVSVPLVAWHGVDDPLASPALGLEWARYAAAGFTHAAVEGGHFFLYERVSVVRGLLRQLVGLPVAGTSGGRFPIGA; from the coding sequence ATGTCCTCGGCCACTGACCCGCCGTTCCGACTCGTCTGCCTGCCCCCGGCGGGCGGGTCGGCGGCGACCTTCAAGCCGTGGGTGGCGGGCCTGGGCCCGGAGTTCGCGGTGGACGCGGTCGACGTCCGTGGCCGCGCCGGCTCGCTGGTGGAGGTGGCGGCGGACCTGGCGCACTCGATCGCCGCGCCGGGGCGGTACGCGCTGGTGGGGCACAGCCTTGGTGGGCTGCTGGCGTTCGAGATCGCCAAGCGGATAGCCGACTCGGGGCTGCCCGCGCCGGAGTTCGCCGTGGTGGCGGGGTCGCGGCCGCCGCACCGGTCGTCGTCGCGGGTGTTCGCGCCGCTGCTGTCACTGGACGACGACCGCCTGATCGACGCGCTGGCGTCGATGGGCGCGGTGAATCCGCTGCTGCGGAAGTCGCCGCTGCGTGGGCTGTTCATGCCCGCGTTGCGGGCGGACCTTGAGTTGATCGTGGGCTATTCGGGGCCTGCTGAGGCCGTGTCGGTGCCCCTGGTCGCCTGGCATGGGGTGGATGACCCGTTGGCCTCGCCTGCATTGGGGCTTGAGTGGGCGCGATACGCGGCGGCGGGCTTCACGCACGCGGCTGTCGAAGGAGGGCACTTCTTCTTGTATGAGCGGGTTTCCGTGGTTCGGGGGTTGCTCCGGCAGCTGGTCGGACTCCCCGTGGCCGGGACGTCGGGTGGACGGTTTCCGATCGGCGCGTGA
- the trpA gene encoding tryptophan synthase subunit alpha, with protein MGDARGSGPEVAVFAGGAGASASLVGPFFGQRPAGVPGLALFLNAGDPPLDVLADLVVMLDESGVDCLELAVPFPGSVTDGPTVRASADRALAQGVDLDATLAFIARVRPSLRRLRIALLVDWSHSLKRRPLSTVADEVAAAGVDGLLVHGLPPRLRAEYYQATHALPIVTTCYHRVSSPEVLAEAAAKATAYVYLVAHYGRSGSAPAAGYAELAGTVARLRATASAPIAVGFGVRTRDDVEAIHRCGADAVIVGSAGVAVVESALARGRDVVADFGGFARSLRPSTITLSTGST; from the coding sequence GTGGGCGATGCCCGAGGTTCTGGGCCTGAAGTAGCTGTTTTCGCAGGTGGTGCCGGTGCTTCGGCAAGTCTTGTCGGGCCGTTCTTCGGTCAGCGGCCCGCAGGTGTCCCCGGTCTCGCGCTCTTCCTCAACGCCGGTGATCCGCCGCTCGACGTCCTCGCCGATCTCGTCGTCATGCTTGACGAGTCCGGTGTGGACTGTCTGGAGCTGGCGGTCCCCTTTCCCGGTTCCGTCACCGATGGCCCCACCGTTCGCGCCTCCGCCGACCGCGCCCTGGCCCAAGGTGTCGACCTCGACGCCACCCTCGCCTTCATCGCTAGGGTCCGCCCGAGTCTGCGCAGGCTGCGGATTGCGCTGCTGGTCGACTGGAGCCACTCCCTCAAGCGCCGTCCACTGTCCACAGTGGCCGATGAGGTCGCCGCCGCCGGTGTCGACGGCCTGTTGGTGCACGGCCTCCCACCGAGGCTCAGGGCCGAGTACTACCAAGCCACCCATGCGCTGCCCATCGTGACCACCTGCTACCACCGGGTCTCCTCCCCGGAGGTGCTGGCCGAGGCCGCGGCGAAGGCGACGGCCTACGTGTACCTGGTGGCCCACTACGGGCGCAGCGGTTCCGCGCCCGCGGCGGGCTACGCCGAGCTGGCAGGCACCGTCGCCCGCCTGCGCGCGACGGCCTCGGCGCCGATCGCGGTCGGCTTCGGCGTTCGCACCCGCGACGACGTCGAGGCGATCCACCGGTGCGGGGCCGACGCGGTCATCGTCGGGTCCGCCGGGGTCGCCGTGGTGGAGAGCGCCTTGGCGCGCGGCCGGGACGTGGTCGCCGACTTCGGCGGGTTCGCCCGGTCCCTCCGCCCATCCACCATCACCCTCAGCACAGGGAGTACATGA
- a CDS encoding acyl-CoA dehydrogenase family protein yields MIEWNADQTALRAGLAQWCAALSADHVERDEAGEFSWDCWKLVRQSGILGLPFDEQWGGLGQDLITTMGVLEALGEGNRDGGLSFCVTTSMASTGVPLEAFGTVEQRSRYLPGICSGELIGAHAITESEGGSDALNMLTTARRDGDVFVLNGSKTFVSNGPIADVIVVYAKTRHNAGPLGITALLVDRDTPGLSVGRPMKKMGLRTSPISELFFDDCRIPATQVLGRVGGGFLVLDHVMKREILFSFIVNVGEMRHRLNRCLAYAKSRKQFGQAIGSNQAIANKLVDMRIRVATARKWLYDTAERLVAGHNVTTDLAIAKLLTSEGNLASSLTAVQIFGGHGYMAETGLEKDVRNAVAGTIYSGTTEIQYNRVAAMMGL; encoded by the coding sequence GTGATCGAGTGGAACGCCGATCAGACCGCACTGCGCGCGGGACTGGCGCAGTGGTGTGCGGCGCTCAGCGCCGACCACGTGGAACGAGACGAGGCAGGCGAGTTCTCCTGGGACTGTTGGAAACTGGTACGCCAGTCGGGCATCCTCGGCCTGCCGTTCGATGAACAGTGGGGCGGGCTCGGCCAGGACCTGATCACCACCATGGGCGTGCTGGAGGCGCTGGGCGAGGGCAACCGCGACGGCGGCCTGAGTTTCTGCGTGACCACCAGCATGGCCAGCACCGGTGTGCCCCTGGAGGCCTTCGGCACCGTGGAGCAGCGGAGCCGCTACCTGCCGGGTATCTGTTCCGGTGAGCTGATCGGCGCCCACGCGATCACCGAATCCGAAGGCGGGTCGGACGCGCTGAACATGCTCACCACGGCGCGACGCGACGGAGACGTGTTCGTTCTCAACGGCAGCAAGACTTTCGTGAGCAACGGACCGATCGCCGACGTCATCGTCGTCTACGCGAAGACCCGCCACAACGCTGGTCCGCTCGGCATCACCGCGCTGCTCGTGGACCGGGACACCCCCGGTCTGAGCGTGGGCAGACCCATGAAGAAGATGGGTTTGCGCACCTCGCCGATCAGCGAGCTGTTCTTCGACGACTGCCGGATCCCCGCCACCCAGGTGCTCGGTCGGGTGGGTGGCGGGTTCCTGGTGCTCGACCACGTGATGAAGCGCGAGATCCTGTTCTCCTTCATCGTCAACGTGGGGGAGATGCGCCACCGGCTCAACCGCTGCCTGGCCTACGCCAAGTCCCGCAAGCAGTTCGGCCAGGCCATCGGGTCCAACCAGGCCATCGCGAACAAGCTCGTCGACATGCGCATCCGGGTCGCCACCGCCCGCAAATGGCTCTACGACACCGCCGAGCGGCTGGTCGCGGGCCACAACGTCACCACCGATCTGGCGATCGCCAAACTGCTGACCAGCGAGGGAAACCTCGCCTCCAGCCTGACCGCGGTGCAGATCTTCGGCGGCCACGGCTACATGGCCGAGACCGGGTTGGAGAAGGACGTGCGCAACGCGGTCGCGGGCACGATCTATTCCGGCACAACGGAAATCCAGTACAACCGAGTCGCGGCGATGATGGGCCTATGA
- a CDS encoding phosphoribosylanthranilate isomerase: MNAGLLKICGATTTDEVDLLAAAGADLVGLWHGVPGGRAELSLDRTAELAAAARSTGVSRPMLVTFLSDPERLAEVLERTGIEWVQLHAYQSPSVVRALRESVPSGVTIVKVLHLADDGCVERRLIPAYERAGTDVFLFDRVGADGRVGSTGVRLPEAAVADLVPRLNRQFLLAGGITAGNRVDYPWLTAQPGFLGIDVDTAARDERGQFDANAVAAIAVGWGTKRAREVVG; this comes from the coding sequence ATGAACGCCGGCCTGCTCAAGATCTGCGGCGCGACCACGACCGACGAGGTCGACCTGCTCGCAGCCGCTGGCGCCGACCTCGTCGGACTCTGGCACGGTGTGCCGGGCGGGCGCGCCGAACTCTCGCTCGACCGGACCGCCGAGCTTGCCGCCGCCGCACGCTCGACCGGTGTGTCACGGCCGATGCTGGTGACGTTCCTGAGCGATCCCGAACGTCTGGCGGAAGTGTTGGAGCGCACGGGAATCGAGTGGGTGCAACTGCACGCGTACCAATCCCCGTCGGTCGTCCGCGCGCTTCGGGAGTCTGTGCCAAGTGGAGTGACGATCGTGAAGGTCCTCCATCTCGCCGACGACGGCTGCGTCGAGCGACGCCTGATCCCGGCCTACGAACGCGCGGGGACCGACGTGTTCCTGTTCGACCGGGTCGGCGCGGACGGTCGGGTCGGCAGCACCGGGGTGCGGTTGCCCGAGGCCGCCGTGGCCGACCTGGTCCCGCGGCTGAACCGGCAGTTCCTGCTCGCGGGCGGCATCACCGCGGGCAACCGAGTCGACTACCCGTGGCTGACCGCGCAGCCCGGCTTCCTCGGCATCGACGTGGACACGGCCGCGCGTGACGAACGTGGCCAGTTCGACGCGAACGCGGTCGCGGCCATCGCGGTCGGGTGGGGTACGAAACGGGCTCGGGAGGTGGTCGGATGA
- the metK gene encoding methionine adenosyltransferase: MSAPASRLFTSESVTEGHPDKICDAISDAVLDAMLAKDPVSRVAVETMVTTGQVHVVGEVTTEAYADIPGIVRDRILDIGYDSSAKGFDGRSCGVNVAIGAQSPDIARGVDTAHEVRADAADDDDEIGRQGAGDQGLMFGYACTDTPELMPLPIALAHRLALRLTAVRKSGVMPYLRPDGKTQVTIDYEGDRPVRVDTVVVSSQHAEGVSLTGLLGPDVQEHVVDPELAALGLDSAGMRLLVNPTGRFVIGGPMGDAGLTGRKIIVDTYGGMARHGGGAFSGKDPSKVDRSAAYAMRWVAKNAVAAGLASRVEVQVAYAIGKAAPVGLFVETFGTETVDPARIQSAIREVFDLRPGAIIRDLDLLRPIYAQTAAYGHFGRPDLDLPWERTDRVTALRDVLGH, from the coding sequence ATGAGCGCGCCAGCCAGCCGGTTGTTCACCTCCGAATCGGTGACGGAGGGCCACCCGGACAAGATCTGCGACGCCATCAGCGACGCGGTCCTCGACGCCATGCTCGCCAAGGACCCCGTGTCCAGGGTGGCCGTGGAGACCATGGTGACGACCGGCCAGGTCCACGTCGTCGGCGAGGTCACGACGGAGGCCTACGCCGACATCCCGGGCATCGTCCGCGACCGCATCCTGGACATCGGCTACGACTCGTCGGCCAAGGGGTTCGACGGCCGGTCGTGCGGGGTGAACGTGGCCATCGGCGCCCAGTCCCCGGACATCGCGCGCGGCGTCGACACCGCCCACGAGGTCCGCGCCGACGCGGCCGACGATGACGACGAGATCGGCAGGCAGGGCGCGGGCGACCAGGGCCTGATGTTCGGCTACGCGTGCACCGACACGCCGGAGCTGATGCCGCTGCCGATCGCCCTGGCCCACCGGCTGGCGCTGCGGCTGACCGCGGTGCGCAAGTCCGGTGTCATGCCGTACCTGCGGCCCGACGGGAAGACCCAGGTCACCATCGACTACGAGGGCGACCGGCCGGTCCGCGTCGACACCGTCGTCGTGTCGTCCCAGCACGCCGAGGGAGTCAGCCTCACGGGCCTGCTCGGCCCCGACGTCCAGGAGCACGTGGTCGACCCCGAACTCGCGGCCCTGGGGCTCGACAGCGCGGGCATGCGGCTGCTGGTCAACCCCACCGGCCGGTTCGTCATCGGCGGCCCGATGGGCGACGCGGGCCTCACCGGACGCAAGATCATCGTGGACACCTACGGCGGCATGGCGCGGCACGGCGGCGGCGCGTTCTCCGGCAAGGACCCGTCGAAGGTCGACCGCTCGGCGGCGTACGCGATGCGCTGGGTCGCGAAGAACGCCGTGGCCGCGGGCCTGGCTTCGCGGGTCGAGGTGCAGGTCGCCTACGCCATCGGCAAAGCGGCGCCGGTCGGGCTGTTCGTCGAGACGTTCGGGACCGAGACCGTCGACCCGGCGAGGATCCAGTCCGCGATCCGCGAGGTGTTCGACCTGCGCCCCGGTGCGATCATCCGCGACCTGGACCTGCTGCGGCCGATCTACGCGCAGACCGCGGCCTACGGCCACTTCGGCCGACCCGACCTCGACCTGCCGTGGGAGCGCACCGACCGAGTCACGGCCCTGCGCGATGTCCTCGGCCACTGA